The window TTAATAACAGTGCATGGTCAAAATGGGTTGCCCAGTATAATTCTACCTGTGATTATGCAGGGACATATGAGATATGGCAGTGTACTTCCAAGGGAAGTGTTGCCGGAATAAGCGGCAATGTAGACCTGAATTTCCTCATGGATGAAAGTGTAGAGGATAATGGGACAGTAAGCGGGACGGATGCAAATCTTCTGTCATTCTCTGCTTATATGCAGTCCTTTGAATGGCTGGATGCAGTTCAAAACGGCGGCGATGCAGGGATGGCCGGATATTCTAAAAGGCTGGAAGCATTTAAGATTAGTGTAGGCAGCGGTTATGGAGATTTGGGAGTCAAATACAGCGCCCTTGTACAGGATGACGGCTGGCAGGATTATGTCAGTGACGGCGCAGTGGCAGGGACAACAGGGCAGAGTAAAGCTGTCCAGGCTGTGAAGATTGAGCTGACTGGAAGTAATGCAGCAAATTATGATATTTATTACCGTGTCCATGCCCAGACTTATGGATGGATGGGATGGGCCAAGAATGGAGAGGCAGCTGGTTCAGAAGGATACGGAAAGCGGCTGGAGGCCCTGCAGATTGCAGTGGTGCCAAAGGGACAGGCCGCGCCGGGAAGCACAGACAACGCATTCAAGAAGAAAGAAGCTGGGGTGTCCTACCAGTCCTATGTGAATGGACAGGGATGGCAGGCAGAACAAGCCAATGGCGCCATGAGTGGAACTTCAGAGCAGGCAAGGAGCATCGAGGCGCTGAAAGTACAGCTTAATCTTCAGCAGTACAGCGGTGATGTTGTCTATAATACGTACATGCAGTCCTACGGCTGGCAGACAGAGCAGTCTAACAATGCGGTCAGCGGACTGCCGGGCCAAAACAAGAGAATGGAAGCTGTCACCATTAAGCTGACAGGCGAGATGGAACAGCATTTTGATATTTACTACCGCACCTATGTACAGACCTATGGCTGGCTGGGATGGGCCAAGAACGGGGAGAAGGCAGGTACCTCGGACTTTTCCAAGCGCCTTGAGGGGATTGAGATCCGCCTTGTTGAAAAGGGCGGCGCGGCGCCTGGCGATACCAGCAATGCATTTAAGCACCGTGACGTACTCTACCAGACTCATATGCAGACCTATGGCTGGACCGGGAAAGCTGCAGATGGAAAAACCGGCGGCGTAACTGGGCAGGCGAAACGTATGGAAGCTGTGAATATATATCTGTCCGAGCAGAAGTATGCAGGGGATATTCAGTACAAGACCCATGTACAGACATACGGCTGGCAGGATTGGGTGGAAAACGGAGCCGATGCCGGGACAGTGGGCCTCAAAAAGCGTCTGGAGGCAATACAGATTAAGCTGACAGGCGAGATGGAAGAGAACTATGACATATACTACCGTGTCCATGTACAGACATACGGCTGGCTGGATTGGGCGAAAAATGGTGACAGTGCAGGGACAGAGGGTCTTGCAAAGCGCCTGGAAGCCATTCAGATAAAGCTTGTGCCTAAGGGGGAAGCAGCGCCGGGCAGTACAGACCGGGCATTTATTAAATAGCACTATGGATCTGCCGGCCTATACTCGTGAGGGAAAACGGAAGTATGGGCCGGCAAATTTTTAGTATTCAAGTTGGGAACAGGAAGGATAGGATGGATGAAACTTATTATACAGATTCCGTGTTATAATGAAGCGGAAACCCTGGAGATTGCCTTAAATGACCTGCCAAAACAGATAGACGGCATCGATCAGATAGAATATCTGATTATCAATGACGGCAGCAAGGACAACACTGTCGATGTGGCAAAAAAATGGGGCGTTCATTATATCGTGAATTTTAAGAGAAATAAAGGATTGGCTAAAGGGTTTATGGCAGGGTTGGATGCATGTCTCAGAAATGGCGCTGACATTATTGTGAATACAGATGCAGACAACCAATATTGTGCCGATGATATAGAGAAATTGGTGCGCCCAATCATTGAAGGCAGGACAGATATTGTAATCGGCGAGAGGCCCATTGACCAGACAGAGCATTTCTCACCTTTAAAAAAGAAACTTCAGCATTTCGGGAGCTGGGTGGTGCGTGTTGCTTCCAAGTCAGATATACCTGACGCCCCCAGCGGTTTCCGGGCTTACAGCAGGGAAGCGGCAATGCAGATGAATGTCAGCAATGAGTATACGTATACCCTGGAGACTATCGTACAGGCAGGCAGAAATAAAATAGCTATGACGTCAGTTCCTATTAGGACCAATGCCGAGCTGAGGCCCTCAAGGCTGTTCAGCAGTATGTTCGGCTATGTAAAGAAGTCCATGCTGACCATTTTAAGAGCTTTTATGATGTATAAGCCTATGCGGTTCTTTACGATTTTTGCAGCCATTCCTTTTCTGATAGGCCTGGGTTTGGGAATCAGGTTTATGGTATACTTTTTCCTGGGCACAGGCGGAGGCCATGTACAGTCGCTGATACTGGCCAGTACGCTCATGATGCTTGGGTTTATGACATTCGTGATCGGGCTGCAGGCAGATATTATATCTGCCAACCGGAAGCTTTTGGAAGATATACGTTATAAAGTAAGCAAAATGTATTATGAGGATGCAAAGGATAGCCATAAAGAGCAGGACTAAGTAAAAAAGGACTTGCCCATAGATCATTCTAATTCTATGGGGCAAGTCCTTTTTTATTACATAGGAAAATCCATTGGATTTCCTATGCAACAAAAATCACTCCGTGGTCACAGGAAACAACTGTCAATGCCATAAAATATTATGAACGTACTGTATCTCTCCAATAGTCCAGGGTATCTGACAAAGTCTGCGGCAGGCCATAGCGGGGAGTCCAGCCGGTAGCAGATTGAAGCTTGGATATATCTGCTGCAATCTCGGGGACATCCACAGGCCTCATTTTAGCCGGATCACTGGCCACTTCTATCTGAACTTTTGAGAGATCCAGCAGGCTGTCCAATATATGCTGTATGGGATAGGCCGTGCCAGTGCCTACATTGTAAGTTTCCCCGGAAACCCCCTTCTGGGCCAGAAGCACATATGCCCGGACAACATCTCTTACATCTGTAAAATCCCGGCGCGCACTTAAGTTGCCTACCTTCATAAGGGGGTCTTTCAGGCCACATTCAATCTCCGCGATCTGCTTGCAGAAATCACTGACTACAAAAGTAGGGAGCTGTCTGGGGCCTATGTGGTTGAAAGCCCTTACACTGATAATATCCAGGTTATAGGCCTCCTGGTAGATTCTGCCCGCCATGTTCTGAAAAGCCTTTGTGGCGGCATATAAATTGCCTGGGCGTACATGGTTAGATTCCCTGAGGGGGAGTTCCCCGGGCAGAATATGCCCGTATTCTTCCCCTGAACCAATCAGTATAAGCCGGGAATGTATTTTCGAGTCTTTCAGGGCGTCCAGGACATTTAAGGTTCCCTTTATATTAATATCTACTGTCAGGCCTGGGTTTTTCCAGGACAGGGATACGGAACTCATGGCAGCCAGATGAAAAATA of the Luxibacter massiliensis genome contains:
- a CDS encoding GH25 family lysozyme; the protein is MKRHIRKMLAALLGVCIIAGNTSTYGSISHAAPESEAAVQEDGTAEAGEQGQTEGVGSTAGEAEGTGEAGAGAEAASSEESQAGQTGDDTTAPEQAEEQENTSEEAGIAAQSDDSTETASQESQELKENSWRYQDGNLIENYEISSRAGYANAWKKVNGVYMNDNGQAIIGAKKKGIDVSEHQGNIDWAQVKADGIDFAIIRCGYGNDSTSQDDKKWLYNVSECERLGIPYGVYIYSYATDTSMAKSEAQHVLRLISGKSLSYPVYFDMEDNSTKGLSNDMKGQIAKTFCDTITAAGYQVGVYANLDWWTNHLTSSVFNNSAWSKWVAQYNSTCDYAGTYEIWQCTSKGSVAGISGNVDLNFLMDESVEDNGTVSGTDANLLSFSAYMQSFEWLDAVQNGGDAGMAGYSKRLEAFKISVGSGYGDLGVKYSALVQDDGWQDYVSDGAVAGTTGQSKAVQAVKIELTGSNAANYDIYYRVHAQTYGWMGWAKNGEAAGSEGYGKRLEALQIAVVPKGQAAPGSTDNAFKKKEAGVSYQSYVNGQGWQAEQANGAMSGTSEQARSIEALKVQLNLQQYSGDVVYNTYMQSYGWQTEQSNNAVSGLPGQNKRMEAVTIKLTGEMEQHFDIYYRTYVQTYGWLGWAKNGEKAGTSDFSKRLEGIEIRLVEKGGAAPGDTSNAFKHRDVLYQTHMQTYGWTGKAADGKTGGVTGQAKRMEAVNIYLSEQKYAGDIQYKTHVQTYGWQDWVENGADAGTVGLKKRLEAIQIKLTGEMEENYDIYYRVHVQTYGWLDWAKNGDSAGTEGLAKRLEAIQIKLVPKGEAAPGSTDRAFIK
- a CDS encoding glycosyltransferase family 2 protein, with translation MKLIIQIPCYNEAETLEIALNDLPKQIDGIDQIEYLIINDGSKDNTVDVAKKWGVHYIVNFKRNKGLAKGFMAGLDACLRNGADIIVNTDADNQYCADDIEKLVRPIIEGRTDIVIGERPIDQTEHFSPLKKKLQHFGSWVVRVASKSDIPDAPSGFRAYSREAAMQMNVSNEYTYTLETIVQAGRNKIAMTSVPIRTNAELRPSRLFSSMFGYVKKSMLTILRAFMMYKPMRFFTIFAAIPFLIGLGLGIRFMVYFFLGTGGGHVQSLILASTLMMLGFMTFVIGLQADIISANRKLLEDIRYKVSKMYYEDAKDSHKEQD
- a CDS encoding GDP-mannose 4,6-dehydratase — translated: MKALIIGGSGFVGSYLIQELQEAWGWQVEITKLPSESCPLKTVEVYDLDITDKEAVSSLLAKVQADYIFHLAAMSSVSLSWKNPGLTVDINIKGTLNVLDALKDSKIHSRLILIGSGEEYGHILPGELPLRESNHVRPGNLYAATKAFQNMAGRIYQEAYNLDIISVRAFNHIGPRQLPTFVVSDFCKQIAEIECGLKDPLMKVGNLSARRDFTDVRDVVRAYVLLAQKGVSGETYNVGTGTAYPIQHILDSLLDLSKVQIEVASDPAKMRPVDVPEIAADISKLQSATGWTPRYGLPQTLSDTLDYWRDTVRS